One Gloeothece verrucosa PCC 7822 DNA window includes the following coding sequences:
- a CDS encoding type II toxin-antitoxin system HigB family toxin, translating into MHLISIRKLRNDAAQYPDVNKQIDNWYTTVKKAQWQNLEDLRKIYRDAEAVGNFTVFNIKGNDYRLIVGIDYENQVIFYKYFLTHAEYDQENWKNEPYF; encoded by the coding sequence ATGCACCTAATCTCAATTCGTAAGCTTCGTAATGATGCTGCTCAATATCCTGATGTTAACAAGCAAATCGATAATTGGTACACAACTGTTAAGAAGGCTCAATGGCAAAACTTAGAGGATCTTCGTAAGATTTACCGAGATGCTGAAGCAGTTGGTAACTTTACAGTCTTCAATATTAAAGGTAATGACTACCGTCTAATTGTCGGGATTGATTACGAAAACCAAGTAATTTTCTACAAATATTTCCTAACTCACGCTGAATACGATCAAGAAAATTGGAAAAATGAGCCTTACTTTTGA
- a CDS encoding helix-turn-helix domain-containing protein — protein sequence MSLTFDQNAYRNLLAEVAPKVIETEEEYERTLAIVERLTFSKNRTPEEAVLHKLLVQIIEVYEEENYPLNPSTPHQILQHIMEYSGTRQADLVGVIGSSGVVSEVVNGKRSISKAQAKALGKYFKVSPSLFI from the coding sequence ATGAGCCTTACTTTTGACCAAAATGCTTATCGGAATTTACTAGCCGAAGTTGCGCCTAAAGTAATTGAGACTGAGGAAGAATATGAACGTACGCTTGCTATCGTGGAGCGGCTAACTTTCTCTAAAAACCGTACTCCAGAAGAAGCCGTTTTACATAAGTTGCTCGTGCAAATTATTGAGGTATATGAAGAGGAAAATTATCCGCTTAACCCATCGACACCTCACCAGATTCTTCAACATATCATGGAGTATTCCGGCACACGTCAAGCTGATTTAGTAGGTGTGATTGGATCAAGTGGCGTTGTATCTGAGGTTGTTAATGGCAAGCGTTCCATTAGCAAGGCACAAGCGAAGGCACTAGGAAAATATTTCAAGGTTTCACCAAGTTTATTTATTTGA
- a CDS encoding CVNH domain-containing protein, whose protein sequence is MKKIKLLLKVAVAFLFAFLLSFNLMVKGAMATGEFSRTCEDIELKGSTLIANCDTSYGDDVDSSLNLDEFIGNLDGTLSWGDHNFSQTCRAVGLGQLLSTKAYILSAECERADQQSYISTDIVLDEHIANIEGTLTYE, encoded by the coding sequence ATGAAGAAAATTAAGCTACTCCTAAAAGTTGCTGTAGCATTTTTATTTGCTTTTCTTTTGTCTTTCAACTTGATGGTTAAAGGCGCGATGGCCACAGGCGAATTTAGCCGCACTTGTGAAGATATTGAGCTTAAAGGTTCCACGCTAATAGCCAACTGCGACACCAGTTACGGCGATGATGTCGATAGTTCCCTCAACTTAGATGAATTTATTGGTAATCTGGATGGAACATTATCTTGGGGTGACCATAATTTTTCTCAAACCTGTAGGGCAGTTGGTTTAGGACAGTTGCTCAGTACCAAAGCTTATATACTTTCTGCTGAGTGTGAACGCGCTGATCAACAGAGTTATATTTCAACCGATATAGTCTTAGATGAGCATATCGCTAATATTGAAGGGACTTTGACTTACGAATAA